Proteins co-encoded in one Erinaceus europaeus chromosome 2, mEriEur2.1, whole genome shotgun sequence genomic window:
- the PRSS54 gene encoding LOW QUALITY PROTEIN: inactive serine protease 54 (The sequence of the model RefSeq protein was modified relative to this genomic sequence to represent the inferred CDS: deleted 2 bases in 2 codons) produces the protein MVSAEALFGDGRMRGMLLILLYVSHSSARCGIQNTAIMETSEEGLVRSKEFPWVVSLQDSQYTHLAFGSILSEFWILSIASAFQNRKDAIAIVGIAKMDAKVVSHEEYPINIILLHEEFENHTMSNNIALLKTDTAMQFDDLVQPICFLNKKLLMQQVLRNCWVAGWNPTSATGNHMTMSILRKISVKDVDLCPLHRIQKSGCGNHIQQETDAVCLGDAGNPMMCQLPQLNLWMLKGILTHGGQKCPGIFLYVRVEDYSEWIVSKTKTSNPLLSSFHHWDNLIPLSSYSPQVAVTQKRNSGLSQVGKFQTNLQGQKRATKHLWPANDSRMNLDFRENNGKESSRASEVAIQPMYYDYYGGDVGDGGSMSGQNSLHQPPEIILFFFVLVFFCRGI, from the exons ATGGTGTCTGCTGAGGCTCTCTTTGGGGATGGCAGA ATGAGAGGAATGCTCTTAATTCTGCTCTACGTCTCCCACTCTTCTGCCA GATGTGGCATCCAGAACACGGCCATTATGGAAACTTCCGAAGAGGGCCTGGTCAGAAGCAAGGAGTTCCCGTGGGTGGTGTCACTGCAGGATTCCCAGTACACCCACCTGGCTTTCGGCAGCATCCTCAGTGAGTTCTGGATCCTCAGCATCGCATCTGCCTTTCAGAACAG GAAAGACGCCATCGCTATAGTTGGGATAGCCAAGATGGATGCCAAAGTGGTTTCTCACGAAGAGTACCCCATCAACATTATCCTTCTCCATGAGGAATTTGAAAACCACACAATGAGCAATAATATAGCTCTCTTGAAGACTGACACTGCGATGCAGTTTGATGACCTGGTCCAGCCTATTTGTTTCCTCAACAAAAAGCTGCTTATGCAACAAGTCCTGCGAAATTGCTGGGTGGCAGGATGGAATCCCACATCTGCA ACAGGAAATCACATGACGATGAGTATCCTAAGGAAAATCTCCGTGAAAGACGTAGACCTGTGTCCCTTACACAGAATCCAGAAATCAGGATGTGGCAATCACATACAGCAAGAAACTGATGCTGTCTGTTTG GGAGATGCAGGAAACCCAATGATGTGCCAGCTACCACAACTGAATCTGTGGATGCTGAAAGGAATTCTTACCCACGGTGGCCAGAAATGCCCCGGTATCTTTCTGTACGTCAGGGTGGAAGACTACAGCGAGTGGATCGTGTCTAAGACTAAGACATCCAACcctctcctgtcttccttccACCACTGGGACAATCTGATTCCTCTCTCCAGCTACTCACCACAAGTCGCTGTGACACAGAAGAGAAATTCTGGGCTGAGCCAGGTTGGAAAGTTCCAAACAAACctccaaggacaaaaaagggCCACCAAACACTTATGGCCAGCAAATGACTCTAGAATGAATCTAGACTTTAGGGAAAACAATGGAAAGGAATCAAGCAGGGCTTCTGAGGTGGCCATACAACCTATGTACTATGATTACTATGGTGGGGATGTTGGGGATGGCGGGTCTATGTCAGGTCAGAACAGCTTACATCAGCCCCCAGAA ATcatcttatttttctttgtgCTTGTTTTCTTTTGCAGAGGTATCTAG